From the Papaver somniferum cultivar HN1 chromosome 2, ASM357369v1, whole genome shotgun sequence genome, the window tgtgcaaatttgtatttttattaggagtcttagtctagatatttaggcaccctgattctagcacaattcacatcgtgataagaaatttgcacgcgcacgatctaccaatacatgtatggcctcgatcttcaaggtgttggataggaagttacgattgccaatcactttagaatactgaacgaaactggactagcttgttctttggttggttgggatagaaggtggaggttacattaagaaagacaaccatcgaatttaactgggtgcatcaaaaagggctacctcttgcaaagtgtcatgtaatcttttgtttctttttgttatgtatcaaaagtgtttccttgtaaaaaaaaaaaaaaaaaaaaaaaaaaaaaaaaaaaaaaaaaaaaaaaaaaaaaaaaaaaaaaaaaaaaaaaaaaaaaaaaaaaaaaaaaaaaaaaaaaaaaaaaaaaaaaaaaaaaaaaaaaaaaaaattcaagtatttatcaattccatcatctcttgttccaaaaataaaaagagatttgtcaatgtaaataagagtcatgtaaagagttatttctgttgtttcattgtaataagcaaggaagggtgtatgccattgatgtacaacgcgagaaattgtgaaatacctccaactcattcacaattctcgtaaagtccggacagctagctagatttcgacctcagttcttagcctgagaaactatctcttggtgattagtagtcataacttcagatctttctttacacatgtgtagatacactttacactcttatcacatgtctttttttgttatcagtgctaggattgtgccttcgatagctagattgacatctccattttgctgtgagcttaaactgttttgcacatgtcacatttgatggaatctgagctcatattttgtccttaggttttgtaggcacacctctggtaaaccttcacgagacttcaactcgtccactagggacacttagtggtttaaaaggcttagtgcatacgctaaatgcattcgagagaccagcgacagtggtatagttaggatttccttagttttgttttacttgaggacaagtaaaattcaggtttgggggtatttgatgagtgctaaatattgtatatatttatccctttttgttggcattttaactcatcttttatgcattaattctacattttatcccatattctgtattttcattgttttcaagaataaatatttttattaattaattttgcatttttaggtaataaataaagttcggatgagtcgcggagcgaaatagagcagaaaagtagtgaaaagccgggagaaattacgcaaggaagccgcgaagaatggtgcgcacaacctcattttctacacacaaaagcgcctccgttctcagccatcagatcagttctcagaagcatccgacggtcgctccttcatagaacaccaaaatctgaagtctctgccaagcaccacagcgctgaaattccaagccttcagattagatggtagttgaatccaacggtcgctcccttgctgttcatcaacgtttgatatctccgccttacactacaacacctaaccccatctagaaccgttaacttcgttgtatcaaaaaatctgacggtcgctaccaacctcatcaggaggaaccatccgatccacctaccagcttcacatcccacggcccatctcacgaaacatcatctcttgatggacccgcctcacaccctagcgaccgagcacctacaccccaaacaaacagacccttctcccattctatcgaacccatctcctccaccttaccctgctgcaaaaccacctctccctgcaactgtcgccaccaccttctccctgccacagccaccctagttccgccaccatcatcaccctatcgcccaacaaccaaaacccatctcccccctagccctctagttccctattttctcactttttcacgcttctttgtctgaaaccctaggcgtgaaaaactgatgaattaggtaacctagagttgcaattggcgcatgagaagaggtcagggagcaattacaaggcatgggtcgacgatttcaaggatcaatttcaaaaaaattaggtaaccctaattcaactgatttttggggaagaaccctaattttgtagttttgggaatttgggtctgtgggtataaatatgtattgttgggttgtAACTGTggacatctctgggctagccagtgaacacatgttttagttttcattttacttcatatatcagttacattttcagttcatgtGGAATATTTGTGATGCATAAAAATTGATTGTGAAGTATACTGTTATAATGTGGAGCATGTGTATATGTGTTAATATCATGATTATAaccatgtccatgttctaattcttttgctagggcttagaggaagctcttgatcatatgctaggatagtaaatgtatatgtattgtcttggaatgatttaactgccttaggattaatgaaatgccacttgagttacttcacttgtgatcagctgtgctgttagaagacagctgatgctaggagtgcagctaggtcagttgtaagaatttaatccattagagagattgccttaagctCAGTTAGatagttgagctaaatacttgtgatcagttgtgctgttgaaagacagctgatgctaggggtcatttagctaggttagttactcttttcttcattgtaatctttcatgaaagaacatgacatacattgcatcacaatttccttagcctagggtcaagtagtggaatcaaaagccttagtaccctcccttgaactcagataaccttagaaactccccaaagagaacttcagcaaatcctccaagtccctgtggacaaaccctttcttactccacctatctacaacaactctgtatacttgcaggctagtttgtaGGTTCTTTTCCCCTTACACcagaacgatcctttctttcccttgctatattatatattttgagcagtgagaaagtgtaatttatttttgaagcatacgacagcgatcaaatacCATTCTTATCAAATCGAAGATGATTAAGCTTGTTTTGGTTGGTTGAATAAAACCATACCATTCTTATCAATTCGAAGATTCACACCCCTTTCACCTACGGTTTCTTTGTGGTCTTTGTATGtctcttatttttttttctcttttgttattGTTCCGCAAGTTTTCTATGTTCTTCTTTTTGTGAATTTATTGTTTTCTGTCATTTTTGCTATTCTTTTTGATTACCGTGTGTAGGTAGTGATACTCGTACCTGTATATATTAAGAAGATTTTCTAGCTTCATCATGTGGATTTTTTTGGGCTAAAGGAAGTAAAATCGATCATAGATTACCGCGTGTAGGTAGTGATACTCGTAGATTTATGTATAGATAGGATAATTATGGTGtaaattttttttcatattttatctaaattCTGGGTTTAttctgaagatttcttattttgttttcatatttttaTTCAAATTGAAAACCCCTAATTCTTATTTAGGGTAAGCAAGCCTTTTTTCTGCATGAAATTCTTTTTGGACAATGTAGCTATTGAAATTTACAACAACAAATTTCTAAATTCATATGGTAAAGGATGATGGGAAGATTGATAACCCTATGATGGGTAGTCTTCATTGGCCCGTTTCTTCATTGGCCTGTACTTTCCACAGTTAGTGCTCCCAATTGCTATGTTCGGCCTCAAACCTTTTACTGCACAATCCCAGTTCTCCTCGTCCTGGTTCACCGATGCCGGAATGCATACCGAAACTTCATCCTGAGAAGGAGTATTTTGGTGTACATCTTAGCTCCAATCTCACTTTCTTAATGCAAGTTCTGAAATAATGTAAACCTTTGCCAATGAGTGGTCAATTTTATCGATGAAATCAAATGATTCAAACCTTATCATACTTACAGCAACAATTAGTATGTAGATGATAGCTTCCTTAATATCCCAGATAAATCCATCATAAGTCTAAGTTTTCGATATGCAGAACCTTGTGACCAATTCATGCTATCAAAAACCAAATATCATTGGATTATATAAATCATTCTCAACTTAGAGTCTGCAACTCTAACAGCTTTGCCGCACGAAATGTTCGAAGCATCTTTAAAAGGAATGGTTCTTGATCAGGCTTATAACCACGCGAACTCGTTTCCTTGAGGATATTTGTGGTTTTTACTGGACATGATATCAAGTGCTTCGTATGCCTTTAATGGGATAGTTAAAATTGAATCCATTTGATTGATTGCTCCTTTTGAAATGCATAATCACTGACGCCTAGAGTAGATGTGATTATTTGGCGATTGAGGAGACACACGCGTGAGGTGTTCGGTCTGGAGATCCTGTCTATGATAATAAGACACGGATTTGAACCAGCTTCTCCGGCTAAACCTCATTTCATGATACAATAACACCCCGAATGAAATCTGTGTCATTGCCCATACTCTACTTTGAGCTTGTAAAAATCTTTGCATCGGAAAATTCAATACATACATAAACAATCGGGGTATCTTCCGTATTGAAAATGTACCGGCCATTTCTGCAATATTTCTATTTTGACCTATCAACAATAATAATGGTGTTGCAAATATAGAGATTAAGGTTAGTGGCATTGTTGTTCCAAGTAAAACCATCCATGATCTTTGTAAGTAAATCCCTAACATTCTCATTTTCCCTGCTCCGAACGCTTGTCCACGTAATATTTCCAAGGCTATTGCCATCCCTAGCTGCGTACAATAAGTAAATCAAGATTACTCGGTTATGGAAGAGATAGAGAGGATGTCCACATAATTTTTCTACAGGATTTTTTTTCTCAATGACAGCCGTTTAATCGGTCCCTGCCCTTGTGTATGTACTTGAAAATATACTTCACTAAAGATCCTCTCCCATTGCAAACCTCAACATTAATGTGCACATCAAATTGAACAGTCATGTCTCTATTATGAGGAATAACCCACTGGTTAGAGAAATCTACTCCATCCTTGTGAGCGTACACATTATTCTTGCGTCTTCGATAAAATGGATAACCATTCTCATCCATTGTAGCATGGATGTTGAAAGCTTTTGGATAGTGCTTCGAGCATTTGTTATCTCTCGTGCATTTCTGGTATGGCTTGCTAATTCTGCAGGGTCCATGTAGCATGAACCGAACAACAGCTTTACGCCCATCTGGATCCTTTTCTTTGTCAGGTATTTCTGCCGAAATAATCCTATCTATCTCGGATGGAGTTTGTGGTTTGTCCTTTTTATCCGACCACAAGAGGAGAGGATATGTGCATGTGGAAATCCTCCTTTTTGAAACTCGATTGTATATATCGCTGCAAAACAAAGTGGCAAGATCAGGTTTCTCCGATAAAATAAACTCCCAGTTAACCACATTGTTATACGAAATATGCACCGAATTTTTTAAGACATACCTTACGGTCCCGAAATGTTTCTTCTCACTTAGAGATTTCATCAGCTCCTTCAACTTCAAATTAAAGACTCTACTTACAATATATGGTTTATCTTCTGCACATTGTCCAGATATTTTGTCCAGTACAATCtggatctcagttcattttgGATTGCAAGTGAATGTTACAAAGAGGTCTGGTATACCCTTGCATCTACAAATTGCAATGGAATCCTAATAGTGTTCCATCATGTACCTTGGGCTACCCGTAAAAGTAGAAGGAAGTACAATTTCTAGATCCGTCCCCATCATGGCCTGTCATGAAATACTGTacacatttttttggtttttttcattttcattttactcGAAAAGTTGCATATTGTACAACTGTTACAAAGGTTGCAGATTCATTTTTGAAGTTTAAGTTTAAGATAAAGTGATGGATAACACTTGCAAACCTCTTATAGACCACGTCCCGTGCTCAGTCCAACTTCCGTATATGTCTCTCTCCATGTACTAATTACCGCATTTTGCTCCATTGATATTCTTTCTAAGTCAAGATCACTGTAAGACAAAAAGCTTATAAAATAATGTGGAAGCAGGCTATCTTATTGGTATTTCGACATGGTAGTTATTGAATGTTATTAATATTAAGCTCAAGGAAAAGTAAATTCGATAAAACCTCTTACCAATCCGAAACTTGGATGTTTGTAGCAGCAACTGGTGCAATTCATTGGTTTTATAATAATATCCTATCTCTTACCTGTTGAACGGTGGAAGGCGGATCCAAACTTTACTACTAATATTTCAGTAAAATAAGTTTTTCCTATTTGTTCTTCCATCCAAGTGCATTATAGACAACAATGACTACTCAGAGCTAGTTCTGATTCTGGAATACTCAGAAATTATATGACAAACCAATAGGATTAATGGTGTTCAATCTATTGAAATAGTTAAATTCTGAAAAATTTTAGCTTTGCAGTGGAATCAAGGCTAAATAAGATTTAATACGCCTAAGCCCAGTATTTCATTTCCGAAATATATATAACATTGCTTGCAGGTTTATTTGGCTTTTTGAGGTGCAATGTTGAACTTTTCAGCAAAATAGAGCTTGTGAACGTAAAATACAAACTACCCGGTCACAATATTAATAATTAATCCCCTGTGCAAGATATTTCATTTATAGATTAGATAATGTAAAACCGTAAACTGTTTTAGTATTTTCAAAGCACTCGTCCAAATACAGTACATTAAACCCCCTCTGCAAGACATATTACGCGTTTCGAGCACACAAAAAATTTATAGTCTGAAAGATTATTTAAAGCTAGCATTTTCTCCTAGGTAGGTCTTATTTCATAACACGAGCATTCCAAGCTTTTATATTTTGTTAAGAAATGCTAAGACATAGTTTGGAAGGAAAAAAAAGGGAACTACTATTACTCACCTTCTTGTTTTCCAAGGCGACGACCTTGATGACTATTTATCtgttaataaaaagaaaaaaaaattgacatttaAATTTGTGTATCATTGCAAAGACGTATTTTAGCTAAacagagaaaatcaaaacaaattatGAAAATCAAAATTGTGTTGACATATTTTTTTACTCGGAAAAATTGTGTTGACATGAGTTACCTTCTCTAACCGAAgctataaaaaacaaaaaataaaccgtGAACCAGTAAGAAAATcaaaaagaatataataaatatatTAAAACCAAACAATGATATTAATCAATCATCTGCTTTACtaagaaatcaaaagaaaaaacatggaGAATCAAAACCCGGTGTTTATATTACATTGATGAACCGAAACTATTCATTGTTTGATGTAGCAATAATATTTATTGAATGAGTTTATACCTTGATATTGCTTGGCTATGCCCGGCTACAACAGTGATCAAAGTACCTGCCCAATAAAACAGTGAAAGTAGGTCAGACGAAGAATCTTAAATtgccagaagaaaaagaaaagcgaaATTTTACGGGAAACTTGGGAATAATATGAGTCTTTCTCACCTGGTGTTAGTTTTCTCTAAGCATTATACAGACACCAAACTCGcgaattagttaataaaaataataactttCTTTTGGAAATAATATAACCGATATTTCAAAACATTTATAGATTTGTATTTTTTTGATAACCACAATTATATGTATTTTGTAAATTGGATCCCAATGTATGGAATCAAATGGATCTTCAAATCCCGTTTGATACATATACATTATCAATTTGCGATATTACGAATAGTTGATCAAAAGTGATGAGTCTTTCTCACCGTAATGCAACTTGGAGTCGACGATCCAAAAAATAAACCTGTTtctgaaataaaaaaaatgaaacaataaagacTTTCATAAAAATAACTTACATATTTAAAATGGGTTCACCATGGTTTCAAAAGTGTTGAGTTTCTTACCGTGATGTAGCCTGGAATCTACGATCATAAAAATAAACATGTTTCCTGGATTCAaataaatcaatataaatcaatcaaTGACTGTGAGTTTCCATATTATATGCAAAAAAAACCAGGAAAAAAATGGGATTTTCGCACCTACGCATGGGCATTAAATAGAGAGGTGACAAACCCAAAAAAATCCGGAAAAAAAAACTTCTTAGGAAATAATATACGTATTCACATTCATTTTGATATTCAAATTTATTCCAATATCATATTCCAATATTTTCTTCCTTGTTATAttatatccatatttatattGGTATCTTTCAAAATTATattctcatttttatttttatttttgttaatgataacgttttttttttctttggaaatcatTTTCTTCCCTGTTATTTTGATATCCATATTCATTTTGATATCTTTCAAAATTATAtccccatttttatttttatttgttaatgttaacgattttttttctctttggaaaTCACTCTTactgattttttttctctttttgttgttgatcgtttttttttttttggaattcttACTCCTAATGGTTCTGTATTATTGTTATTTCTACAGGATTAACAAACCCTTCACTCTATGCGTGCTTGACTCCCTTAAATCAGGTATTTTCTTTTAATCGCTGatgtaaattatttttttcttttattcagGTTCATGTTTATGATTTTGTTTAGATATTTAATACCAACAGAATGTGTAACTGCAAGCATTTTTCTTTTACCCGTAGTTTGAAGATGTAGTTAGGgggattttattacaaaaattgtaaatggacattggacattgtttttttttccttttcttatgaATATCTTTTTTAATCATATGATCgatgattgatttaattttaagttaattttatgatgaaatcatgacgaacattttaatttattttattttgctaatGTTTTATTTGCTTATATTTGTTTCTTAGATTAAATAACATTTCACAATTTTAGGAaattgtgattgatcaaataatatTTTGTGGGTCTAAAAGATTCTCCTGAAATTCTATTGGCTGAAATTTAAAATGGTATGGCcaaaatcaaccagaagctccgattaaccTCGTTGTTtaaaaaaactctgtttttatatagagaatttaaCTAGTTAGTCCCGATTCGGAttgcaaaatttattaatttatcgtgATTATTAATTTATCACGGATTAAATTATTGGGGTTCTACTGTAGGACTTATCTTTAGGACCGGAGCAGGTTACTTCATTCACATTGCAAGGGAGaagcaaaaacaaaatataaaaaaatgacAGACGTTAAAAATGAGATGGACTCGTAACATTATTTATTATTGTTGAGATCTGAATTCAAATATCACTTGCTATTTTATTCAAAAACAGTAAACATCTACAGCCTTTCCAAGACGTGCATTATAACTTTGAAGTAGTGGCAAGCATCTTAGACAGTGCACGCGTTTTCAACTCTTTTCTCAGAATCTTGCCGGGAGCATTCTTTGGTATGGAATCAATGAATTCCACTCTCCTGATTTTCTTATATGGTGCCACCtaagattaaaaaataaataaatgtgaaCAACTCTTTCTGAATGCATCACAAAAATAAGTGGAAAAAATAGTTATGACCAATCGATTTGAAGAAGGATGGACTACTTTACCTGTTTGGAAATGAAATCTATGACCTGAGTTTTTTCAATTGAAGCTTGAGGTTTTCTCACAACAAATGCCATTGGCACTTCACCTGCTTCTTCATCTGGATACCTACAAATTAACCACTTCACTATTaatgttttgttttcaaatgTCTCTCTTTCTAATTGAGCAAATGCTGAAAGGCGTGGGAAGCCATAAAGTTTGTAGCCGTTTAGAAGGTTAAAAACATATGCTTACGGAATCACAGCTGCGTCAAGGATATCTGGATGTGAAAGAAGCAATTCTTCTAATTCTGCTGGAGGAACCTGCAAATGTGTAGATCCAATCATATAAACATTTGGAACATGAAATGCTTGCAGGAAtgcaaaaaccaaatttcttaatTGACCCACTTTAGCAATTACGTACCTGGTATCCCTTGTACTTGATTAATTCTTTTAATCTATCTACAACATAAAGAAAACCCTCATTGTCGACATAACATAGATCGCCCGTCTTCAGCCATCCTTCTGAATCTATTGCTGGTGGGATTCCTTGTGCCCCTTCACCAAGATATCCTGTATATTTACATACTAAATATTTAGCTTAACATTTCAGTGTTTATCATACTAAATATTGTAACAACGCGACACAATAAGACTAAAACCTCAAAAAATATGTAGTCTCCGTTAGCAGTATCTCACTAAGACTGTGCTATACCTTTCATTATTGACGGCCCTTTAGCCCAAAGCTCCCCTTGCTTGCAAGGAGGTAAAGCAACACCCGTAGCAGGATCAACAATCTTCACTTGCATATTTGCTACCAGCTTCCCAGTTGAGCCAAGTTGACGACAGTCCCAAGCATCAGCTGCTCGAAAGATTGCACAGGCAGCCTCAGTTATCCCATACCCCTATATACAAGAATTTATCCCGATGCAAAATTTGAATACTAGTCTATGATGTAATCTGAACTGAAACTGCATAAGAATGAACCAAGGACTGAAAAGAGACATTGGGTGTACCACTCTACAAACCTGCCTTATGGCACTGTTTTCCGAATTTCACAATAACCTCCGTGCGCAACGGAGATCCACCGCATCTGATACCTTCCACGGAGCTCAGATCATAACCATCCAATATTCCTCCACTTGCAGTTGCTGATTGACATTTTGTCATAGCCAAAATCACGGGTGGCGCCGCAGCCAAAACCGTCACCTTAAATTTCTCTATTGCCTTCAACATTCCGCAAAAATCGAACCTCTTCATCGGAATCACAAAGGTATCAGCCATTGTGACCGATTCAAGAATTGCAGTAAACCCATAGATGTGAAATAGAGGCACTGTAGAGTAGTTTACAGCTCTTGTAGATATCTTTAACATCTGTTTATATGCGTAAACCTCCCCTACAGATGCTATCAAGTTTCGGTGTGACAATGTTACGCCCTTGACCCGGCCTGTTGTTCCCGATGAATATAGGATTGCTGCTGTATCTGATTGACTAATCTTCTCCTCCTCTGAGTCCATCTGATTCTGCCTAATTGATGAACAATGCATCAAGGAGTGGAAATCCTGCgagtcgagcatgattgttgGGAAACGAAGAACAGAAGGAAGTTTGTGAGTAGTTTCTGAAGTGCCAAATGCAATTGCTGGTTTGCATAGGTTTATTTGGTGAGAAATTTCAGTAGCAGTACTGATGGGATTGGAAGGAGAAACAATGACTCCTATAGAGAGAAGAGATAGATACAGTACTGGAATCTGTGGAGTTGCAGGTGACAGAATAAAAGCTGTATCTCCCTTGGACAAACCAATAACCGATTTCATAGAATGAGTTAAAGATTCAATTTTTCTGAGAAACTCAGAATATGAAAGTCGATCACCTGTTTCAGACTCGATAAATGCAGTGACTCTTTCAGGATAAAAGTCTGAAGTACTACTAGTATAGTGTTGGTGTAGAAGAGATAATACATAGTCTGAAATTGACATAGATGTGGTTGATGGAGGAAGAGGAGCTGGAGGAAGTAAGCTATGGTAAATTTTTGTTTCTGAACAGAAACCACTTTTTGGATCAATCATCATTGTTTGCTCTTTCGCCATTACTACGATCAAAGATGGAGATCGAAACCAGCTATCAAAAAAGATTGTCTGAAGTTCTTTCCATTTTGAGAGTCAACTGCTAGCATTTCCAACTGCTGACGGAGTTGCAGGTCTAATGGCCCAGCTTTGTATACAAAAATGGCAAAATGTAAATTAATCAGACACGCAAACTGAAAGATAGAGTGAGAGACTCTTTTTTGTTATACTATATTATTAGATTAAGGCAAATTGGTTTTACTTTGAATTGTTATAAGCATGGTATAGTTTATTAAGTCTCTGCTTTTGATCCCCCATACTGCATAACCAGACAAAGAGAAATCGGTATTAAATATTAGTACACCAGTTGTGAGAGTCTCGAGACAGGATCCATGATAGATTCAAATGCATATCTAGTAAAATGAGAAGCCATTTATTGTAAAAATTACAGGTCGAtccatttattttttatttttctgaaaagagaaggttatatttaaaaaaaaatgtacaaAGTGAGAAGCAAATTTGTCATAATACTACATGTGAAGATACAGTCTCACGTGTAGAAGAAACTAAACTACCGGGTAGTGCTTATTTTTTGGTTGTGCATAATTTGTTGTCCTGAATGTTTTTTGAATGTACCATTTGTAGAAGAGAAAGGATACCTAGAGTTGGAAATAGATGAACACCAAAATCAGTGTATAGTAAAGTATTGAAACAGTGTTAAACTGCAGAATTAGTAATGATCAACAATAAGGGTTAAGAAGTGTAACTGTTGAACTTGGTATGTCACAAGTAAACAAATGGTCAAATCCGCCCAATGCAACGGAaggaaggaaatgaattcaggaAACTATCAGTTATTGCTATATAACAGCCTAAAGAACCAGCATAAAAGTGGAAGAGATCAAACATCTCACGTGGCAAATGACGATTATGTCCTCATTTGCACGATGTTGTCATTGCTGAAGCAACATAATACTCATCAAGTTATTTTGTCATCTCCCTGATAAAAATCTAAATGAAAAGGATTTAACTGAAGTAAAAGAGGTTAGCTGGAGCCAAATTGATTCCTAATCGATCATCTCAAACGCCGTTTAGGAATTGACACTTATGTAATCATGGCAAAACAGATTTCTTTCAAAATCAATGACCAACATCAACATGGTTCACTTAAAACCCTGTGGACATTATTTTTGTAAGTTTACTATTTCTTGATGCTCGTCTAATCTGCATATAATAATCTATATAGAACGGTTTAATTGGCAGACGTGTGGTTGCTTATACTTCAAATCTTATATTCAGTGCAATAAAGTGCAATCTAGGTGTATTCTGTTACTTGTGAAGTGGAAGTATGTGGAACATTGCAAATATAAAACCTCAACGGGAGTACCTGT encodes:
- the LOC113348346 gene encoding 4-coumarate--CoA ligase-like 9, translating into MAKEQTMMIDPKSGFCSETKIYHSLLPPAPLPPSTTSMSISDYVLSLLHQHYTSSTSDFYPERVTAFIESETGDRLSYSEFLRKIESLTHSMKSVIGLSKGDTAFILSPATPQIPVLYLSLLSIGVIVSPSNPISTATEISHQINLCKPAIAFGTSETTHKLPSVLRFPTIMLDSQDFHSLMHCSSIRQNQMDSEEEKISQSDTAAILYSSGTTGRVKGVTLSHRNLIASVGEVYAYKQMLKISTRAVNYSTVPLFHIYGFTAILESVTMADTFVIPMKRFDFCGMLKAIEKFKVTVLAAAPPVILAMTKCQSATASGGILDGYDLSSVEGIRCGGSPLRTEVIVKFGKQCHKAADAWDCRQLGSTGKLVANMQVKIVDPATGVALPPCKQGELWAKGPSIMKGYLGEGAQGIPPAIDSEGWLKTGDLCYVDNEGFLYVVDRLKELIKYKGYQVPPAELEELLLSHPDILDAAVIPYPDEEAGEVPMAFVVRKPQASIEKTQVIDFISKQVAPYKKIRRVEFIDSIPKNAPGKILRKELKTRALSKMLATTSKL